In Ignavibacteria bacterium, a single window of DNA contains:
- a CDS encoding GNAT family N-acetyltransferase, whose amino-acid sequence MRNNNLYIRKAQKSDSRYIIKLITELAEFEKLTPPEKQAQKRLISDAFKAKPLFNILVAVEKNEIVGYAFYFFTYSTFLAKPTLYLEDIFVSEKYRYEGIGKMLFDKLLRIAKSKKCGRLEFTVLDWNKNAIRFYKNYNAKIMKEWLPHRITL is encoded by the coding sequence ATGCGCAATAATAATCTGTATATCCGTAAAGCCCAAAAATCAGATTCGAGATACATAATAAAACTTATAACCGAACTCGCCGAATTTGAGAAACTTACTCCACCGGAAAAACAGGCACAAAAACGTTTAATCTCTGATGCCTTCAAAGCAAAGCCGTTATTCAATATTCTAGTTGCAGTTGAAAAGAATGAGATTGTTGGTTATGCTTTTTATTTCTTCACTTATTCTACTTTTCTTGCTAAACCAACTTTATACCTTGAAGATATTTTTGTAAGCGAAAAATACAGGTATGAAGGAATCGGTAAAATGCTATTTGATAAATTATTAAGAATTGCAAAAAGTAAAAAATGCGGAAGACTCGAATTTACAGTCCTTGACTGGAACAAAAATGCAATTAGATTTTATAAAAATTATAACGCTAAGATAATGAAGGAGTGGTTGCCGCACAGAATCACACTGTAA
- a CDS encoding N-acetylmuramoyl-L-alanine amidase-like domain-containing protein, with product MISIKEFIIKTFYFCVIITASVFVLSSNSVADDDYEIKEVKKKLNSFDASLGNSDISEIIAVVGKSFLGVEYTAGTLDKDVNNEKLVIKISGLDCVTFVENVLAISNIIKKGTINFESYKNELQKIRYRNGEINGYPSRLHYFTDWIFDNQEKGLVKDITEEIGGEPYDKEIDFMTTHTDAYKQLKGNGDYINEMQLIEENMNKRNLYYIKKGEVDKYYDKFQTGDIVATTTNIEGLDVTHTGFIFKEDGKTKFMHASITKGEIVISNEELKEYLKINKKQTGIIVVRPI from the coding sequence ATGATAAGTATAAAAGAATTCATTATAAAGACTTTTTATTTTTGCGTGATAATAACAGCATCCGTCTTTGTTTTAAGTTCGAATTCCGTTGCGGATGACGATTATGAGATAAAAGAAGTGAAGAAGAAACTGAATAGTTTTGACGCCTCATTGGGAAATTCAGATATTTCGGAAATAATAGCAGTAGTAGGAAAATCATTTCTTGGTGTAGAATATACTGCAGGGACGCTTGACAAAGATGTAAACAATGAAAAACTTGTTATTAAGATTTCAGGGCTTGACTGTGTAACATTTGTAGAAAATGTGCTTGCCATATCAAACATTATCAAGAAAGGAACAATAAACTTTGAAAGTTATAAAAACGAACTCCAAAAGATAAGATACAGAAACGGCGAGATAAATGGTTACCCTTCAAGACTTCATTATTTTACTGACTGGATTTTCGATAATCAGGAAAAGGGACTTGTAAAGGATATTACGGAAGAAATCGGAGGTGAGCCTTACGATAAGGAAATTGACTTCATGACAACACATACAGATGCTTATAAGCAACTAAAAGGGAATGGCGATTATATAAACGAGATGCAATTAATAGAAGAAAACATGAATAAAAGAAACCTTTATTATATTAAGAAGGGTGAGGTTGATAAGTATTATGATAAGTTTCAGACAGGTGATATAGTTGCAACGACAACGAACATCGAAGGGCTTGATGTTACTCATACAGGTTTTATATTCAAAGAAGACGGAAAGACAAAGTTTATGCATGCTTCAATAACAAAGGGTGAAATAGTTATTTCAAACGAAGAACTGAAAGAATATCTTAAAATCAATAAGAAGCAAACAGGGATAATCGTCGTCAGACCGATATAA
- a CDS encoding glycerol-3-phosphate acyltransferase — MHYPEYILLCILFYLIGSVPTAYLVLKFSHGKNIIKEGSGNVGALNSYEVTNSKLTGGIVLAVDFLKGFIPAFIFLSVAGYSLETILIPIALIIIGHNFSVWIKFKGGRGLATAAGICAAVEPWALLIWCVLFMISYGVKRNIHIGNIAATLLLPVAYYILNPLINKAVSDTNIMITLIIVLSLIILLKHIRPFLAIIKSSKSQKSK, encoded by the coding sequence ATGCATTACCCCGAATATATTCTTTTGTGTATCCTGTTTTATTTGATAGGTTCTGTTCCGACAGCATATCTGGTACTTAAATTCAGCCACGGAAAAAACATAATTAAAGAGGGGTCGGGAAATGTTGGAGCGCTTAATTCATACGAAGTAACAAATTCAAAATTAACAGGCGGAATAGTTTTAGCCGTTGATTTTTTAAAGGGATTTATACCGGCATTTATCTTTCTATCAGTTGCAGGTTACAGTTTAGAAACAATTCTAATTCCGATAGCACTCATTATTATCGGACATAATTTTTCTGTTTGGATTAAGTTTAAAGGTGGAAGGGGGCTTGCAACAGCAGCAGGAATATGTGCTGCGGTTGAACCATGGGCACTACTAATTTGGTGTGTTCTTTTTATGATTTCTTACGGTGTAAAACGGAATATACATATTGGAAATATTGCAGCTACGCTTTTATTACCCGTCGCATATTATATTTTGAATCCTCTAATAAATAAAGCGGTTTCTGATACAAATATTATGATAACCTTAATTATTGTGTTATCGCTTATAATACTACTTAAGCACATAAGACCGTTTCTTGCGATTATTAAATCATCAAAATCTCAAAAAAGCAAATGA